The Altererythrobacter sp. ZODW24 genome window below encodes:
- the rpsG gene encoding 30S ribosomal protein S7 produces the protein MSRRRRPEKRIILPDPKFGDKILSKFMNNLMMDGKKSTAEGIVYGALETVETKAKTDPVQLFHEALVNVSPQVEVRSRRVGGATYQVPVEVRPERAQALAIRWLISAARGRAETTMSARLSGELMDAANNRGNAVKKREDAHRMADANRAFSHYRW, from the coding sequence ATGTCACGTCGTCGTCGTCCCGAAAAGCGGATCATTCTGCCAGACCCTAAGTTTGGTGATAAGATCCTGTCGAAGTTCATGAACAACCTGATGATGGACGGTAAAAAGTCCACTGCAGAAGGTATCGTTTATGGTGCTCTCGAAACAGTCGAAACCAAAGCTAAGACCGATCCGGTCCAGCTGTTCCACGAAGCGCTGGTTAACGTCAGCCCGCAAGTGGAAGTCCGCAGCCGCCGTGTTGGTGGTGCTACATACCAGGTGCCGGTCGAGGTTCGCCCCGAGCGTGCCCAGGCTCTGGCCATTCGCTGGTTGATCTCGGCTGCTCGCGGCCGTGCGGAAACCACCATGAGCGCGCGCCTTTCGGGTGAGCTGATGGATGCTGCGAACAACCGCGGCAATGCCGTGAAGAAGCGTGAAGACGCGCACCGGATGGCTGATGCCAACCGCGCCTTCTCGCACTACCGCTGGTAA
- a CDS encoding TadE/TadG family type IV pilus assembly protein — MIRLLRSIRGDERGTTVMEFGLMITVFMTLLLGIFDIGQLAYTQAILNGAVQDAARTSSLETGDTSVADAKVQEMVALSAPGVTVGATRISYFDFADVDRPESWNDVDNSGDCNNGESYSDENGNGSWDEDIGVSGNGGAGDVVIYTVTATYDPLFPNPFITNGNLARTLKSSAVKKNQPFADQAGYGSDAGTC, encoded by the coding sequence ATGATCCGGCTGCTAAGAAGCATCCGCGGCGACGAGCGCGGCACGACGGTGATGGAATTCGGTCTGATGATTACCGTGTTCATGACGCTGCTGCTGGGTATCTTCGATATCGGCCAGCTTGCCTACACGCAAGCGATCCTCAACGGCGCTGTCCAAGATGCCGCGCGGACATCATCGCTTGAAACGGGTGACACGTCAGTAGCTGATGCCAAAGTGCAGGAAATGGTCGCCCTTTCAGCACCTGGGGTGACCGTAGGCGCCACGCGTATCAGCTATTTCGATTTTGCCGACGTTGATCGCCCTGAATCGTGGAATGACGTCGACAATAGCGGCGATTGCAACAACGGCGAATCCTACTCGGACGAGAACGGCAATGGTTCGTGGGACGAAGACATTGGTGTGAGCGGCAATGGCGGCGCTGGTGACGTTGTGATTTACACTGTCACTGCAACGTATGATCCGCTGTTCCCCAATCCGTTCATCACGAACGGCAACCTTGCGCGGACCTTGAAGTCCAGCGCCGTTAAGAAAAACCAGCCATTCGCCGATCAGGCGGGCTACGGCTCAGATGCGGGAACTTGCTAA
- a CDS encoding LytTR family DNA-binding domain-containing protein yields the protein MSGTAEAQEQAQDYQRFIDAPVRACEAVPGQGAPADFTADGCYEAQFYKVDPQGREVWVEHIFKPKPSLLASERPLGLFVGASASTAAFLNGVSLGSNGIPGPSPSSEVAGDMDAVFFVPEGTLRSDENRLLVRMSSMHGAGALSTPIHVVTLAPYRDPRKPGVGSWIAIVTLGLFLTVFVFFGVSALRGKDRELSATIALASLAIAFQLAGEAMRDLIPYPYPLHIWRLTAILAFAMVVNLSLLSYVLQLLFKPFVKLRYAAVGLVLAIMLVIAVTQAGYDYKTQLSFIAATIAAGCAGLLAGWQGERRGWWIAGGSALLAVLIWWLAGMFLDLFLYYMMAALLLWLLFRQARRGGVATDEATMQAEPEALQRIELTSSGKVEFVDAAEIVRFSGAGDYVEVLLTSGRSSLYNGSLAALERELPEGFIRIHRSHIVNATLVKSLERESAGTGQLLMSDGSEVPVSRRNMANVRDALTRR from the coding sequence ATGTCTGGCACCGCTGAGGCGCAGGAACAGGCACAGGACTATCAGCGGTTTATCGACGCTCCGGTACGTGCTTGCGAGGCTGTTCCCGGGCAAGGCGCTCCGGCCGACTTTACCGCTGATGGTTGCTACGAAGCGCAATTCTATAAAGTCGATCCGCAAGGCCGCGAAGTTTGGGTCGAACATATCTTCAAACCGAAGCCATCCCTTCTGGCGAGCGAGCGACCGCTGGGTTTGTTTGTAGGTGCCAGCGCATCAACGGCAGCATTTCTCAACGGCGTATCGCTAGGATCAAACGGCATACCGGGGCCATCCCCCTCTAGCGAAGTCGCCGGTGATATGGATGCTGTGTTCTTCGTGCCAGAGGGAACCCTACGTTCCGACGAGAACCGCCTGCTGGTGCGGATGTCATCCATGCACGGGGCCGGAGCGCTCAGTACACCGATCCATGTCGTGACGCTCGCTCCCTATCGCGATCCGCGCAAACCAGGCGTCGGCTCATGGATTGCAATTGTCACGCTTGGACTGTTTCTAACCGTATTCGTTTTCTTTGGCGTGAGCGCATTGCGCGGCAAAGACCGGGAGCTTTCGGCAACAATCGCGCTGGCATCTCTGGCGATTGCGTTCCAGCTCGCCGGGGAGGCTATGCGTGACCTCATCCCCTATCCCTATCCGCTGCATATCTGGCGTCTGACGGCGATTCTGGCCTTTGCAATGGTCGTTAACCTCAGCCTGCTGTCTTATGTCTTACAGCTGTTGTTCAAGCCATTCGTGAAGCTGCGTTACGCTGCGGTCGGGTTAGTGCTGGCGATTATGCTGGTCATAGCCGTCACGCAGGCGGGGTATGATTACAAGACGCAACTGTCCTTTATCGCAGCGACGATTGCAGCAGGTTGCGCGGGTCTGCTTGCCGGATGGCAGGGCGAACGGCGTGGCTGGTGGATTGCTGGAGGGTCTGCGCTGCTGGCGGTGCTGATCTGGTGGCTCGCTGGCATGTTCCTTGATCTGTTTCTCTATTACATGATGGCAGCGCTGCTATTGTGGCTGCTGTTCCGGCAGGCGCGGCGCGGCGGCGTTGCGACCGATGAAGCAACAATGCAAGCCGAACCCGAGGCTCTCCAGCGCATCGAACTCACCAGCAGCGGCAAGGTTGAATTCGTTGATGCGGCAGAAATCGTGCGCTTCAGCGGGGCAGGCGATTATGTCGAAGTGCTGCTGACGAGTGGGCGCAGCAGCCTGTATAACGGCAGTCTCGCAGCATTGGAACGCGAGCTTCCGGAAGGCTTTATCCGCATCCACCGCTCGCATATCGTCAATGCTACACTGGTAAAATCGCTTGAGCGTGAAAGTGCCGGGACGGGCCAATTGCTTATGTCCGACGGCAGCGAAGTGCCTGTTAGTCGGCGCAATATGGCCAATGTCCGCGACGCTTTGACGCGCAGGTAA
- a CDS encoding LysR family transcriptional regulator has translation MKRTHLPLNALRVFDAAARHLSFTRAADELAVTPAAVGQQIRALEDHLGTVLFRRTPQGLELTDEGSAGLDPLREGFLRFEESVQNMQSGQASDRYTIAAPREFYAQWLASRLAAFRTENPDAQFQLVADDNADFTEANLDCAFRMVEGPGDLEGLEVAKACRVTVAAPGGSQDWISWPQGEPPEGEKAALHVANAGQALSSALAGMGKAILPAPLVEEATANGRLEKLAGPEECRLAYWLVAPRPQWRQQKVKALVAFLSEQ, from the coding sequence ATGAAGCGTACTCACTTACCCCTCAATGCCCTGCGCGTATTCGATGCTGCGGCGCGGCACCTTAGTTTCACGCGCGCGGCAGATGAGCTGGCGGTAACGCCCGCCGCTGTTGGGCAGCAAATTCGTGCGCTCGAAGATCATTTGGGAACCGTGCTGTTCCGCCGGACGCCGCAGGGGCTAGAACTGACGGACGAGGGTAGCGCCGGTCTTGATCCTTTGCGCGAAGGGTTCCTTCGTTTCGAAGAGAGCGTGCAGAACATGCAGTCAGGCCAAGCGTCCGACCGTTATACCATCGCAGCCCCGCGCGAGTTTTACGCCCAATGGCTCGCATCGCGTCTTGCGGCTTTCCGCACGGAAAACCCGGATGCGCAGTTTCAACTGGTCGCTGACGATAATGCCGATTTCACGGAAGCCAATCTCGATTGCGCATTCCGCATGGTCGAGGGACCGGGCGATCTGGAAGGGTTGGAAGTCGCGAAGGCTTGCCGCGTTACTGTGGCGGCTCCCGGCGGCTCGCAAGACTGGATCAGCTGGCCGCAAGGTGAACCTCCCGAAGGCGAGAAGGCGGCGTTGCATGTCGCGAACGCCGGACAGGCTTTGTCATCTGCTCTCGCCGGTATGGGCAAGGCTATCTTACCCGCTCCGCTGGTTGAAGAGGCCACTGCAAACGGGCGGTTGGAGAAGTTAGCCGGTCCCGAGGAATGCCGTCTGGCCTATTGGCTGGTTGCACCGCGCCCTCAGTGGCGCCAACAAAAGGTCAAGGCGCTTGTGGCGTTTTTGAGCGAGCAATGA
- a CDS encoding metal-sensitive transcriptional regulator: MQTESSKKKVHRLNRIAGQVRGVAQMVEDGRYCIDVLTQIQAAKSALAKVESEVLKDHAATCVSEAIASGNEADQREKFNELIVLLEKQRL; encoded by the coding sequence ATGCAAACTGAAAGCTCCAAGAAGAAGGTCCACCGCCTGAACCGTATCGCAGGGCAGGTGCGCGGTGTTGCGCAAATGGTCGAAGATGGCCGTTATTGCATTGACGTCTTAACTCAAATTCAAGCTGCCAAGTCAGCCCTTGCGAAGGTTGAGAGCGAAGTTCTGAAAGATCATGCCGCGACGTGCGTGTCAGAAGCAATCGCCAGCGGAAATGAAGCTGATCAGCGCGAGAAGTTTAACGAACTCATAGTGCTTTTAGAAAAGCAGCGATTGTAA
- a CDS encoding pilus assembly protein TadG-related protein, whose amino-acid sequence MRQLGTRFTRGMSGIKNEVRKDVGGNVMPMAAIGIVALAGMIGGGVDVSRGYMAQNRMQNACDAGVLAGRKAVGSNGYDTAAQAEADTYFETNFDATGQDVKSLSFTTTTPDGGNTIKGTATANMDTVIMRIFGFSSIPVKATCDASMSIGNSDVMLVLDTTGSMDYPLDSTQTRMEALQDAVKSFYATVSTAADGGNGRLRIGILPYSSTVNVGSLIMAEDPAYIVDNHDYQSREAVFTTETENTLTGYGPPVTTNVTEYSGTSNGWWYYSGGTGYSNNASCESNRPSDVDWANNGGSSSSTSSYTNGDGDRIEETTTTQPQRYTQYICYYNGSQYRPIVRYRYRNIYETERVTEEAQYSTTTTTVFDKWEYKQINYDTSLFKGGTAVTTATAYNGGNMISTWGGCIEERDTKSVDGIVYNALSAKITPDGMDDLDIDKTPTSDDATKWRPMWEQISYRRLTNSGYSTYATTSSNGTNPQKACPYQAQELQKWSSQADFDVHVDALDADGGTYHDIGMLWGVRMLSTNGIFSGTVNAAPANNGAVSRHIVFMTDGTLDTGNNLYSAYGVERHDQRVTDDGYSSQDSRHIARFRAICDATKAKGIRVWVIAYTAALTTDLQYCASPQSSFVAANSTQLNDAFQSIGQTVGELRIVQ is encoded by the coding sequence ATGCGACAGCTAGGAACGCGGTTCACCCGCGGTATGTCGGGCATCAAAAACGAAGTACGCAAAGACGTCGGCGGTAACGTTATGCCGATGGCCGCCATCGGCATCGTTGCGCTGGCGGGCATGATTGGCGGCGGCGTGGACGTTTCGCGCGGCTATATGGCGCAAAACCGTATGCAGAACGCGTGCGATGCTGGCGTACTGGCTGGCCGTAAGGCGGTTGGCTCCAACGGTTATGACACGGCTGCCCAGGCCGAAGCAGACACCTATTTCGAAACAAACTTTGACGCGACCGGCCAGGATGTGAAGTCCCTCAGCTTCACCACCACCACGCCTGACGGCGGCAACACCATCAAGGGCACCGCAACTGCGAATATGGACACGGTGATCATGCGGATCTTCGGATTCTCTTCGATCCCGGTCAAAGCGACCTGCGATGCATCGATGTCGATCGGTAACAGCGACGTAATGCTGGTGCTCGATACGACCGGTTCGATGGATTACCCGCTCGACAGCACGCAGACCCGGATGGAAGCGCTTCAAGACGCGGTGAAGTCGTTCTACGCCACTGTTTCGACCGCTGCTGACGGCGGAAATGGTCGCCTGCGGATAGGCATCTTGCCATACAGCTCGACTGTAAATGTCGGCTCGCTTATCATGGCTGAAGATCCGGCTTACATCGTCGATAATCACGACTATCAGTCGCGCGAAGCGGTATTCACGACCGAGACGGAAAACACGCTAACAGGTTACGGACCGCCAGTTACCACGAATGTCACCGAATATAGCGGTACTTCGAACGGCTGGTGGTACTATTCCGGCGGTACCGGCTATTCGAACAACGCTTCATGTGAAAGCAACCGGCCAAGTGACGTCGATTGGGCCAACAATGGCGGAAGTTCAAGTTCCACGTCATCATACACCAATGGCGATGGCGACAGGATCGAGGAAACAACCACGACCCAGCCGCAGCGTTATACGCAGTATATTTGCTACTATAACGGCAGCCAGTACCGGCCGATTGTGCGTTATCGCTATCGCAACATATATGAGACCGAGCGTGTCACCGAAGAAGCCCAATACTCGACCACCACAACCACGGTGTTCGACAAATGGGAATATAAGCAGATCAACTACGACACGTCGCTATTTAAGGGTGGTACAGCGGTAACGACGGCCACGGCGTATAATGGCGGCAACATGATCTCCACTTGGGGAGGTTGCATCGAGGAACGTGATACGAAGTCGGTCGATGGCATCGTCTACAATGCCTTGTCGGCAAAGATCACGCCTGATGGCATGGATGATCTCGACATCGACAAGACCCCCACATCCGATGACGCCACGAAATGGCGTCCGATGTGGGAGCAAATTTCCTATCGTAGGCTAACCAATAGCGGGTATTCGACCTACGCGACGACCAGTTCCAACGGCACGAACCCTCAGAAGGCTTGCCCCTATCAGGCGCAAGAACTACAAAAATGGTCCAGCCAAGCCGATTTTGACGTACACGTTGATGCGCTAGACGCCGATGGCGGTACCTATCATGATATCGGCATGCTTTGGGGTGTGCGGATGCTGTCAACCAATGGCATCTTCTCCGGCACAGTGAATGCCGCGCCTGCCAATAATGGCGCAGTATCGCGTCATATCGTCTTTATGACCGACGGAACGCTGGATACCGGCAACAACCTCTACAGTGCATACGGCGTTGAGCGGCATGATCAGCGTGTCACCGATGATGGCTATAGCAGTCAGGATTCGCGCCACATCGCCCGTTTCCGCGCCATTTGCGATGCGACCAAGGCCAAGGGTATCCGCGTCTGGGTAATCGCCTACACGGCTGCTTTGACAACCGACCTGCAATATTGCGCCTCACCGCAAAGTTCGTTTGTGGCGGCGAACTCTACGCAGCTTAATGATGCGTTCCAGTCCATCGGCCAGACCGTCGGCGAGCTCAGGATCGTACAATGA
- a CDS encoding copper resistance system multicopper oxidase yields the protein MEQQVLRNIAGKLPRRGFLVGTAGLVGATALPVPVWAKGDSMQHAAKGFGTMSGEDIQLDIGRSQYSTGDRSGHAVTVNGSVPGPLIRLKEGQNVRLHVTNHLDEDSSIHWHGLLLPFQFDGVPGVSFPGIKPHETFTYEFPVRQAGTYWWHSHSGLQEQAGHYGPIVIEAKDGSDGRFDRDYIVLLSEFTPDHPHEIMRKLKVAEGYFASDQNSATNGELSISERLRWGGMRMNPRDIADVSGSTYTYLMNGHGPADNLEYLFEPGERVRLRIINGSAMSFFNLRIPGVPMTIIQADGQDVVDHEVDELQIGVAETYDVVVTPPDGSHALAAEAMDRSGMAIASLSSHPGHRANVPALREIPTLSMADMGMGMMGADAMQHGDMDHAQMDHSMRDTSKLPSDVATGPGVDMVAPTPMDRMDFPGLGLDKVKHRVLRYTDLRAKQPNKIRTIEREIELHLTGNMERYMWSFDGKKFSAVDDDPIRFGFDERVRITLVNDTMMAHPIHLHGHFFEIVNGADQAQQPRKHTLIVQPGGKAAFDLTADEPGDWAFHCHLLYHMHAGMMQVVTVRPFPA from the coding sequence ATGGAACAACAAGTTTTGCGTAACATCGCCGGAAAACTCCCACGCCGCGGCTTCTTGGTGGGAACTGCCGGATTGGTCGGCGCGACGGCGCTGCCAGTGCCAGTTTGGGCAAAAGGTGACTCGATGCAGCACGCCGCCAAGGGGTTTGGCACAATGTCGGGTGAAGACATTCAGCTCGACATTGGTCGGTCGCAATATTCCACTGGCGACCGCTCGGGCCATGCCGTGACGGTAAATGGATCAGTTCCAGGTCCGCTAATCCGCCTTAAGGAAGGGCAGAATGTCCGCTTGCACGTCACGAACCATCTGGACGAGGACAGCTCGATCCATTGGCATGGACTGTTGTTGCCATTCCAGTTTGATGGCGTGCCGGGCGTAAGCTTTCCAGGCATAAAGCCGCACGAAACATTTACGTATGAATTCCCGGTGCGGCAGGCGGGAACATATTGGTGGCACAGCCACTCGGGGCTTCAAGAACAAGCCGGACATTATGGGCCGATTGTAATCGAAGCGAAGGATGGTTCAGATGGGCGGTTTGATCGTGATTACATCGTATTGCTGAGTGAGTTTACGCCGGACCACCCGCATGAAATAATGCGTAAGTTGAAAGTGGCCGAGGGGTATTTTGCTTCGGACCAAAACTCTGCAACCAATGGTGAATTATCGATCAGCGAGCGGCTGAGGTGGGGCGGTATGCGGATGAACCCGCGCGACATCGCGGATGTTTCAGGCTCAACCTACACCTATTTGATGAATGGCCACGGCCCAGCGGATAATCTGGAATATCTGTTCGAGCCGGGTGAACGAGTGCGGCTGCGGATTATCAATGGCAGTGCGATGAGTTTTTTCAATCTTCGCATCCCCGGCGTGCCAATGACGATCATTCAGGCAGATGGTCAAGACGTAGTCGATCATGAAGTCGATGAGCTGCAAATTGGTGTGGCAGAAACTTATGATGTGGTGGTGACGCCGCCGGATGGCAGCCATGCGCTGGCGGCAGAGGCAATGGACCGCTCCGGCATGGCAATTGCTTCACTCAGCTCACACCCCGGTCATAGGGCGAACGTGCCTGCCTTGCGCGAGATACCCACTCTGTCGATGGCCGATATGGGCATGGGCATGATGGGGGCGGACGCGATGCAACATGGCGATATGGACCACGCGCAAATGGATCACTCCATGCGGGACACATCAAAGCTTCCCAGCGATGTCGCGACCGGGCCTGGCGTCGATATGGTTGCACCTACGCCGATGGACCGGATGGATTTTCCCGGACTTGGCCTCGACAAGGTGAAGCATCGCGTACTTCGCTATACCGATTTGCGCGCGAAGCAGCCTAACAAGATCCGCACAATCGAACGCGAGATAGAGCTGCACCTTACGGGCAATATGGAGCGCTATATGTGGTCCTTCGACGGCAAGAAATTTTCCGCCGTCGACGATGATCCGATCCGTTTCGGTTTTGATGAGCGAGTGCGCATTACGCTCGTGAATGACACGATGATGGCGCATCCTATCCATCTGCACGGCCACTTCTTCGAAATTGTGAATGGCGCAGACCAAGCACAGCAGCCGCGCAAGCACACGCTGATCGTTCAGCCGGGTGGGAAGGCGGCGTTTGATCTTACTGCTGACGAGCCGGGCGACTGGGCGTTCCACTGCCATCTGCTCTACCACATGCATGCCGGGATGATGCAGGTCGTGACCGTTCGGCCATTTCCAGCGTGA
- the rpsL gene encoding 30S ribosomal protein S12, whose product MPTINQLVRKGRVPQKVKSKVPAMEANPQKRGVCTRVYTTTPKKPNSALRKVAKVRLTNQREVITYIPGEGHNLQEHSVVLIRGGRVRDLPGVRYHVLRGVLDTQGVKDRKQSRSKYGAKRPK is encoded by the coding sequence ATGCCGACAATTAACCAGTTGGTCCGCAAGGGCCGTGTACCGCAGAAGGTCAAATCCAAGGTCCCTGCGATGGAAGCGAACCCGCAGAAGCGCGGCGTTTGCACTCGTGTTTATACGACGACCCCTAAGAAGCCGAACTCGGCTCTGCGTAAGGTTGCGAAGGTTCGCCTGACCAACCAGCGCGAGGTCATCACTTACATTCCGGGCGAAGGCCATAACCTGCAGGAGCACAGTGTTGTGCTGATCCGCGGCGGCCGTGTGCGCGACCTTCCAGGTGTGCGTTACCACGTTCTGCGCGGCGTGCTTGATACCCAGGGTGTTAAGGACCGTAAGCAGAGCCGTTCGAAGTACGGCGCCAAGCGTCCTAAGTAA
- a CDS encoding copper resistance protein B: MRYIVTLAALFLGASPLAAQDHSKMDHPAMGHADPEDESPEEPVPEPVDHFTMDHAAMGHTMPFAPAGDETPPARALEGPRYAADAIWGTEAMQPSRHHLAKENGAMKTYRFMTERLEARISDGEDGYLWDAQGWYGGDIDKLWFKTEGEGEFGDTIEDAEIQALWSHAIGPFFDLQAGARMDVEPEMRGHLVLGVQGLAPYMWETDAAAFLSDRGDLTARVEVEYDQRFTQRLILQPRVELQLSASDIPARSIGAGLTSVEAGIRLRYEVFREFAPYIGAEYEAKLGETADIARLAGEDPDGIKFVAGVRFWF; this comes from the coding sequence GTGAGGTATATAGTAACATTGGCAGCGCTGTTTCTAGGCGCGAGCCCGCTGGCCGCCCAAGACCATTCAAAAATGGACCACCCCGCCATGGGTCATGCTGATCCGGAGGATGAATCGCCTGAGGAACCGGTACCGGAACCCGTCGATCATTTCACGATGGACCATGCAGCTATGGGCCATACAATGCCCTTTGCTCCGGCGGGCGACGAAACACCTCCCGCGCGTGCCTTGGAAGGCCCACGTTATGCTGCTGATGCAATTTGGGGCACCGAGGCAATGCAGCCGAGCCGGCACCATCTTGCCAAAGAAAACGGCGCTATGAAAACCTACAGGTTCATGACCGAACGGTTGGAGGCGCGCATATCTGACGGCGAAGATGGCTATCTATGGGACGCGCAAGGTTGGTATGGCGGCGACATCGACAAGCTCTGGTTTAAAACCGAGGGTGAGGGCGAATTCGGTGATACGATAGAAGATGCCGAAATACAGGCTTTGTGGAGCCACGCCATAGGGCCATTCTTTGATTTGCAAGCGGGCGCACGGATGGATGTTGAGCCGGAAATGCGCGGCCATCTGGTTCTCGGCGTGCAAGGCCTTGCGCCTTATATGTGGGAGACCGATGCAGCGGCATTTCTGTCAGATCGCGGCGACCTCACGGCCAGGGTCGAAGTGGAGTACGATCAGCGCTTTACCCAGCGGCTTATCTTACAGCCCCGCGTGGAATTGCAGCTATCTGCCAGCGATATACCCGCGCGTTCGATTGGTGCTGGGCTGACGTCCGTTGAGGCTGGTATCCGGCTGCGTTACGAAGTGTTCCGCGAGTTCGCGCCTTATATCGGCGCGGAGTATGAGGCGAAATTGGGTGAAACCGCTGATATTGCTCGCTTGGCGGGAGAGGATCCCGACGGGATCAAATTCGTTGCGGGAGTGCGGTTCTGGTTCTGA
- a CDS encoding TadE/TadG family type IV pilus assembly protein, with translation MALPIKHKMSFSKRLSQNTSGVSIMEFAFVLPVLLTMGLFGAEISWMATTKMKTSQIALSLADNASRLGQTDNSGVTPTITEGDVDAVLAGALKQGESIGMATKARVILSSLEYDPFTGRQFIHWQRCKGDVDRDSAYGNDSDKNGLTGDEIDGMGSGATKVTAAQNQAVMYVEIYYEYDALFANPFGSGDQKFKEEAAFLIRDDRNLQSASEAGITGTSAGNEC, from the coding sequence ATGGCCCTGCCGATCAAACATAAGATGTCTTTTTCCAAGCGGCTTTCGCAAAATACGTCGGGCGTTTCCATCATGGAATTCGCCTTCGTTTTGCCAGTTCTGCTGACGATGGGCCTCTTTGGCGCCGAAATTTCGTGGATGGCCACGACGAAGATGAAGACCAGCCAGATTGCTCTGTCGCTGGCCGATAACGCATCGCGCTTGGGGCAAACCGATAATAGCGGTGTCACCCCGACCATCACAGAAGGCGATGTTGATGCGGTTCTCGCAGGCGCTTTGAAACAAGGCGAAAGCATCGGCATGGCGACCAAGGCGCGCGTTATCCTTAGCAGCCTTGAATATGACCCATTCACAGGTCGGCAATTCATCCATTGGCAGCGCTGCAAAGGCGATGTTGATCGCGATTCCGCCTATGGCAACGATAGCGACAAGAACGGCCTAACTGGCGACGAAATTGACGGTATGGGTAGCGGGGCGACAAAGGTCACGGCCGCTCAGAACCAGGCTGTGATGTATGTAGAAATCTACTACGAATATGACGCGCTGTTCGCTAACCCATTCGGCAGCGGCGACCAAAAATTTAAGGAAGAGGCCGCCTTCCTCATTCGTGACGACCGCAATCTGCAATCCGCTAGCGAAGCCGGCATCACCGGAACGAGCGCGGGCAACGAGTGTTAA
- a CDS encoding GNAT family protein, with the protein MSLPTPELETERFILRPIQEADVPAFWPTFSNEDAMRWWSRASFTDRKELRDWLLDDSWGGRTWIAEPKDGGTPVCRVVATLHEEGVSEIGYLTVLGSQGQGIARECVSALITHLFENENNRRIWADVDPDNAASNALLQRLGFTNEGTMREAWKTHIGVRDSYIWGLLAREWT; encoded by the coding sequence ATGAGCTTGCCGACGCCCGAACTTGAAACCGAACGCTTTATCCTGCGACCGATTCAGGAAGCGGATGTGCCAGCGTTTTGGCCGACTTTCAGCAACGAAGACGCCATGCGCTGGTGGAGCCGGGCATCTTTCACAGATCGCAAGGAGCTGCGCGACTGGTTGCTCGACGATAGCTGGGGCGGCCGGACCTGGATTGCCGAACCCAAAGATGGCGGCACACCTGTTTGCCGCGTCGTGGCAACGCTGCATGAAGAGGGTGTTAGTGAGATTGGTTATCTGACAGTGCTGGGATCGCAAGGGCAGGGTATCGCGCGCGAATGCGTCTCTGCGCTGATCACGCATCTGTTCGAGAATGAAAATAACCGCCGTATCTGGGCTGATGTCGACCCGGACAATGCCGCATCTAACGCGCTGTTACAGCGGCTTGGCTTCACCAATGAGGGCACCATGCGCGAAGCATGGAAGACCCATATTGGCGTGCGGGACAGCTACATCTGGGGCTTGTTAGCGCGTGAGTGGACTTAA